A stretch of the Schistocerca serialis cubense isolate TAMUIC-IGC-003099 chromosome 2, iqSchSeri2.2, whole genome shotgun sequence genome encodes the following:
- the LOC126457346 gene encoding uncharacterized protein LOC126457346, with protein MGQRLSDLRGYFGVMEDEETGVATSGSFHVTGEDSVSGSPSGSNSNACSTVADNTTEALSCPENSAVQVVEHVDQHFESIYNIGIEGFRIDEASVNVVESDLCSYHTEYSCIAKGDYNCVDEGTSSAAEEQNLEILSGSYNGQTLTLVNGKRSRTKLGRSSKELGSCGKKKRNHWVLKFNCARLKGGGNCGPVSADTDIAEPNISCESCICTGYRRTEDHHLGAGVIFKAGAGETGLQESSKTNSTVNPPSSDNTLRAVVSAEHLIDMSRFNPEDYPIEDCDERARIERAREIAEGVEPPPGFLPSAHIQISLDEFTAFFQSHLNFHPSAFSACPQIDMNLSSGIPRTVHTQVDYIHCLVPDLLQITSCSFYWGKMDRYEAERLLEGKPEGTFLLRDSAQDEYLFSVSFRKYGRSLHARIEQWNHRFSFDSHDPGVFASPTVCGLIEHYKDPSCCMFFEPMLTIPLHRNFTFPLQHLCRAVVCSRATYDGLNQLNLPKSLKSYLKEYHYKQRVRVRRLDLEQ; from the coding sequence ATGGGTCAGCGGCTTAGTGACCTAAGAGGTTACTTTGGCGTTATGGAAGACGAAGAAACTGGAGTAGCAACATCAGGCAGTTTTCATGTTACTGGTGAAGACTCAGTGTCTGGAAGTCCAAGTGGAAGCAATAGTAATGCCTGTAGCACAGTTGCAGATAATACGACAGAGGCACTCAGTTGTCCTGAAAATAGTGCAGTTCAGGTTGTAGAACATGTTGATCAACATTTTGAGAGCATTTATAATATAGGTATTGAGGGCTTTAGAATAGATGAAGCaagtgtaaatgtggtggaaagtgaTTTGTGCTCTTACCATACTGAATATTCCTGTATTGCAAAAGGTGACTATAATTGTGTTGATGAAGGCACATCCAGTGCAGCTGAAGAACAGAATCTGGAAATATTAAGTGGTAGCTATAATGGACAGACTCTTACTCTTGTAAATGGTAAAAGATCAAGAACCAAACTGGGAAGATCATCAAAGGAATTGGGCAGCTGCGGCAAGAAGAAAAGAAATCATTGGGTTCTGAAATTTAATTGTGCTCGCCTGAAGGGTGGTGGAAACTGTGGACCAGTGTCTGCAGATACAGATATTGCAGAGCCCAATATCAGTTGTGAATCTTGCATATGCACAGGCTATCGTAGGACAGAAGATCACCACCTAGGGGCAGGTGTTATTTTCAAAGCAGGTGCTGGAGAAACTGGATTACAAGAGAGTAGCAAGACAAATTCCACTGTAAACCCACCATCGAGTGACAATACATTACGAGCAGTGGTATCTGCAGAACATCTCATTGACATGTCCAGATTTAACCCTGAAGATTATCCAATTGAAGATTGTGATGAAAGGGCGAGAATAGAGCGGGCGAGAGAAATTGCAGAAGGTGTCGAGCCACCACCTGGATTTCTCCCATCTGCTCACATCCAGATCTCACTTGATGAATTCACAGCATTCTTCCAATCACATTTGAATTTCCATCCATCAGCGTTCTCAGCGTGTCCACAAATAGACATGAATCTGTCGTCAGGAATACCAAGAACTGTTCACACCCAAGTGGATTATATTCATTGTCTGGTGCCTGATCTTCTGCAGATTACTTCTTGCTCATTTTATTGGGGTAAAATGGATCGTTATGAGGCAGAGCGATTGTTGGAGGGCAAACCTGAGGGTACATTTCTTCTTAGAGATTCTGCACAAGATGAATATCTGTTTTCAGTTAGTTTCAGAAAATACGGGCGATCTCTGCATGCACGCATTGAACAGTGGAACCACCGCTTTAGTTTTGATTCACATGATCCAGGTGTATTTGCTTCACCAACAGTTTGTGGTCTTATTGAGCATTATAAGGATCCATCGTGTTGCATGTTTTTTGAACCGATGCTTACAATACCACTGCACAGAAATTTCACATTTCCCCTGCAACACTTGTGTCGAGCTGTTGTATGTAGCAGGGCCACCTACGATGGATTAAATCAGTTAAACTTGCCTAAGTCTCTGAAATCCTATCTTAAAGAGTATCATTACAAACAACGTGTACGAGTAAGACGACTTGATTTAGAACAGTAA
- the LOC126456080 gene encoding CCHC-type zinc finger nucleic acid binding protein-like: MRLANERIQMIVRSRDENINLSEAVELAQQEERVTMSMREKNQKSREISGQNYQRDQPKQMKCYNYGKVGHISKHCNRNTKVRWMQTPSRAEEARKFQNYCYHYDEPGHADAKCNRTIIREKCQRRGHREKDCRTPKCYRCNKYGHLASQCREKIEKFRGKGTGNESRGMGSSHA; encoded by the exons ATGA GGTTAGCGAATGAAAGAATACAGATGATTGTACGCAGTCGAGACGAAAACATTAATTTAAGTGAGGCTGTAGAACTCGCACAACAAGAAGAAAGAGTAACCATGTCAATGAGAGAAAAGAATCAAAAGTCAAGGGAAATAAGCGGGCAGAATTATCAAAGAGACCAACCAAAGCAGATGAAGTGTTACAATTATGGTAAAGTGGGGCACATATCCAAGCACTGCAACAGAAATACCAAAGTAAGATGGATGCAGACACCCAGCAGGGCAGAAGAAGCAcggaaatttcaaaattattgttaccATTATGATGAACCAGGGCATGCAGATGCGAAATGTAATAGAACTATTATACGCGAAAAATGCCAGAGGCGTGGGCATAGGGAGAAAGACTGTCGAACTCCTAAATGTTATCGGTGTAATAAATATGGGCATTTAGCATCGCAGTGTAGAGAGAAAATAGAAAAGTTCCGAGGAAAAGGGACGGGAAACGAATCACGTGGTATGGGCAGCAGTCATGCATAG